In Arthrobacter citreus, a single genomic region encodes these proteins:
- a CDS encoding EAL domain-containing protein, translating to MDPLDVISNLDKVIPYFQPIYGADTQNCVGVEVVGRLKLENLHSLEFFFANDLVPDDYLLEVDNHILIQALDEVLQSKFDGGIFINRHPSALLSDDPESLLTILQSYEDKGIHLNKIVIILQHQLFYGFEKELKNLITYYQTYGIKFAINSVNEKLINLEKLRFLSPDIIKIDFKMVQQLHTASFQDLLNSVIYVAGKVGASMYYDGIIDSIQLRNAWKNGGRFYQGAYLSIPQPSISQLNHECEPLKNDILKYIRGEKNKLIALRDMTNLIQRKVQSTINKYKLEEDLNSFLVNISNELNSICFRMYICDEDGFQQSANMFKVNGERWELQQKYKGRNWSWRPYFLETVLKMQSNDQGLLSDMYRDIETGEKIRTFSYPMDSGNYLYIDLSYDFLFKHNELLF from the coding sequence ATGGATCCTTTAGACGTAATAAGTAATTTAGATAAAGTCATACCATACTTCCAACCAATTTATGGAGCTGATACACAAAATTGTGTAGGAGTAGAGGTTGTTGGTAGACTGAAACTTGAAAATTTACACAGCCTTGAATTCTTCTTTGCAAATGACTTGGTGCCAGACGACTACTTACTAGAGGTTGATAATCATATATTAATTCAAGCCCTCGATGAAGTTTTACAATCAAAATTTGATGGTGGAATTTTTATCAATCGTCATCCTTCAGCACTACTTTCAGATGATCCTGAAAGTCTTTTAACAATTTTACAATCCTATGAAGATAAAGGGATACACCTTAATAAAATTGTTATTATTCTTCAACACCAACTTTTTTATGGTTTTGAGAAGGAATTAAAGAATTTAATTACATATTATCAAACATACGGTATTAAATTTGCAATTAATAGCGTAAATGAAAAATTAATTAATTTAGAAAAACTTCGATTTTTATCTCCTGACATCATTAAAATCGATTTTAAAATGGTTCAACAACTTCATACCGCATCATTTCAAGATTTATTAAATTCCGTAATTTATGTAGCTGGAAAAGTAGGGGCATCGATGTACTATGATGGGATCATTGATTCGATCCAATTAAGAAATGCATGGAAAAATGGTGGGAGATTCTATCAAGGTGCATACTTGTCTATACCGCAGCCTTCAATTAGTCAGTTAAATCATGAATGTGAACCACTGAAGAATGACATCTTAAAATATATTCGAGGCGAAAAGAACAAATTAATTGCACTAAGAGATATGACAAACTTAATTCAGCGAAAAGTACAATCAACGATAAATAAGTATAAATTAGAAGAGGATTTAAATTCATTTTTAGTAAATATTTCAAATGAATTAAATTCAATTTGTTTTAGAATGTATATTTGTGATGAGGATGGTTTTCAGCAGTCTGCTAACATGTTTAAAGTTAATGGTGAAAGGTGGGAACTTCAGCAAAAGTATAAAGGTAGGAACTGGAGCTGGAGGCCATATTTTTTAGAAACCGTATTAAAAATGCAATCAAATGATCAAGGACTTTTATCCGATATGTATCGAGATATTGAAACCGGTGAGAAGATTCGGACATTTTCTTATCCGATGGATAGCGGGAACTATTTATACATTGATCTAAGTTATGATTTTTTATTTAAACATAATGAATTGCTTTTTTAA
- the abbA gene encoding antirepressor AbbA: protein MLSEQNFTNDELSLLVDTVMKQNYAIELISSQITDIENGLMDAGEDQYERLIHLYQKLRDLGL, encoded by the coding sequence ATGCTAAGTGAACAAAACTTTACGAATGATGAATTATCTTTATTAGTCGATACAGTGATGAAACAAAATTATGCAATTGAGCTAATTTCATCGCAAATTACTGATATAGAAAACGGATTAATGGATGCAGGAGAAGATCAATACGAAAGACTAATACATTTATATCAAAAGTTAAGGGATTTGGGTTTATGA
- a CDS encoding TlpA family protein disulfide reductase yields the protein MRLRSPMPELNGATTVLNGEIQKENLIGDKPTLIHFWSISCHLCKVAMPNINAFRDEYKDRLNVVSVHMPRSEDDLDIEKIKEVAAEHGITQTILVDNQHTITDAFENKYVPSYYVFDKTGVLRHFQAGEGGMPMLEKRVNRVLDEAAKVE from the coding sequence ATGAGACTTCGCTCGCCAATGCCAGAATTAAACGGCGCAACAACAGTATTAAATGGAGAAATCCAAAAAGAAAACTTAATCGGTGACAAACCAACATTAATTCATTTTTGGTCTATTAGTTGCCATTTATGTAAAGTAGCAATGCCAAATATTAATGCATTTAGAGATGAGTATAAAGATCGTTTAAATGTAGTTAGTGTTCATATGCCAAGATCTGAAGATGATTTAGATATTGAAAAAATTAAAGAAGTTGCAGCGGAACATGGAATTACACAAACAATTTTAGTTGATAATCAACATACAATTACAGATGCATTTGAAAATAAATATGTACCTTCATATTACGTTTTTGATAAAACTGGTGTATTACGTCATTTCCAAGCTGGAGAAGGCGGAATGCCAATGTTAGAGAAACGTGTAAATCGAGTACTAGACGAAGCTGCAAAAGTAGAATAA
- a CDS encoding LysR family transcriptional regulator produces the protein MQIDDIRLIITLSEEKNMRKASERLFVSQPALSQRLQNLEKQIGSELFIRSQKGLIITASGEIILNYARKMEETYQTMLEQLQILKSDISGTLKIAVSSVVAQYWLPPVLKKYVSSYPEVQVSLFTGWSSEITNRLYENEVHLAIVRGNQNWFGEKELLFSDELLLVDTKKHNLLDYKNIQRPFIQFKSNSNYYQLIQSWWYEHFNSLPKHEIVVDQIETCKQFVLNGLGFAILPSSVLHDVNDESVIKTPIMTKEDAGLNRDTYLLYNRDAMKLKQVAGFIESIRKKTKD, from the coding sequence ATGCAGATAGATGATATTCGTTTAATAATTACTTTATCTGAAGAGAAAAATATGAGGAAAGCGTCTGAGAGACTATTTGTTTCTCAACCTGCTCTTAGTCAAAGGCTACAAAATTTAGAGAAACAGATTGGTAGTGAATTGTTTATTCGTTCACAAAAGGGATTGATTATTACAGCTTCTGGGGAAATTATTTTAAACTATGCAAGGAAAATGGAAGAAACATACCAAACGATGTTAGAGCAATTGCAAATTTTAAAATCAGATATTTCTGGTACTTTAAAAATTGCGGTTTCCTCTGTCGTTGCTCAATACTGGTTACCGCCAGTCTTAAAAAAATATGTTTCAAGCTATCCTGAAGTTCAAGTTTCTCTTTTTACTGGATGGAGTAGTGAAATTACAAATCGTTTATATGAAAATGAGGTACACCTGGCAATTGTAAGAGGGAATCAAAATTGGTTCGGAGAAAAGGAATTACTTTTTTCTGATGAACTATTATTAGTTGATACAAAGAAACATAATCTTTTGGATTATAAGAATATACAAAGACCATTTATCCAGTTTAAAAGTAATTCAAATTACTATCAATTGATCCAATCATGGTGGTATGAGCATTTTAATTCATTACCTAAACACGAAATAGTTGTTGATCAAATCGAAACGTGTAAGCAATTTGTATTAAATGGCCTAGGTTTTGCAATTTTACCTTCTTCCGTGTTGCATGATGTAAATGACGAAAGTGTTATAAAAACACCTATCATGACAAAAGAAGATGCTGGGTTAAATCGAGATACATACTTACTTTATAATCGAGATGCCATGAAATTAAAACAAGTAGCTGGATTTATCGAATCAATTAGAAAAAAAACAAAAGATTAA
- a CDS encoding CBS domain-containing protein yields MISIDGSQFFEHKVEEVIISSEKVAHVQSGNSLEHALLVLTKSGYSSIPVLNPKFQLLGLISTSMILDGILGLERIEFDRLSNMKVQEVMCTEIPLLKTTDTLAKGLETVVDHPFVCVVDGNNTFEGILTRRAILKQLNKNVRRYNKH; encoded by the coding sequence TTGATTAGTATTGATGGTTCACAATTTTTTGAACATAAAGTAGAAGAAGTAATTATTTCGAGTGAAAAAGTAGCTCACGTACAAAGTGGTAACAGTTTGGAGCATGCTTTATTAGTACTTACAAAATCAGGATATTCATCAATTCCTGTTCTAAATCCAAAGTTTCAATTACTTGGCTTAATTAGCACTTCAATGATATTAGATGGAATACTTGGACTAGAAAGAATTGAATTTGATCGTTTAAGTAATATGAAAGTTCAAGAGGTAATGTGTACAGAAATTCCTCTATTAAAAACAACGGATACGTTAGCTAAAGGGCTTGAAACTGTAGTTGATCATCCTTTTGTATGTGTAGTAGACGGGAATAATACGTTTGAAGGTATACTAACTAGAAGAGCGATTTTAAAACAATTGAATAAAAATGTAAGAAGATACAATAAACATTAA
- a CDS encoding NrdH-redoxin: MKIELFTQDGCPPCEFLKNYLKEMKVTYTEYNVSKDEFAKKRMMIELDSFSTPTLIINEEIIRGVQMDQIEAALQKR, from the coding sequence ATGAAAATTGAATTATTCACGCAAGATGGCTGTCCACCATGTGAATTTTTGAAAAATTATTTAAAAGAAATGAAAGTTACTTATACCGAATATAACGTTTCAAAAGATGAGTTTGCAAAAAAAAGAATGATGATTGAGTTAGATTCCTTTTCAACACCGACTTTAATTATTAATGAAGAGATTATTAGAGGCGTTCAAATGGATCAAATTGAGGCTGCGCTTCAAAAACGTTAA
- a CDS encoding N-acetyldiaminopimelate deacetylase: MDSFIQIRRDLHLIPELGFQEFKTQAYLLEYLSSLNQERLVIETWRTGIFVRVKGIKPTKTIGYRTDIDGLPMKENTGLAFSSTHEGNMHACGHDVHMSIALGVLTNLVNEPINDDVVFIFQPAEEGPGGAEPLLKSEEFTSFKPDEIYALHIAPEYPVGTIATKPGMLFAHTSELFIDFHGLSGHAAFPHLTNDMIIASSHFITQVQSIVSRNVNPLDSAVITIGKITGGTVQNVIADHVRLEGTMRALNIEAMIKLKNRIQSLVNGFQESFQCKIDVDFGSNYYGVINDESLTNEFFNFARQYDGINAVECNVAMTGEDFGYMTKEIPGLMFWIGVNSEFGLHHQKLNPDENVIPIMIQFITDFMKK; this comes from the coding sequence ATGGATTCTTTTATTCAAATTAGAAGAGATCTACATTTAATTCCTGAACTTGGTTTTCAAGAATTTAAAACACAAGCATATTTACTAGAGTACTTATCTAGTTTAAATCAAGAAAGACTTGTAATTGAAACATGGAGAACTGGTATTTTTGTTAGAGTAAAAGGAATAAAGCCTACTAAAACGATTGGCTACCGTACAGATATTGATGGATTACCAATGAAAGAAAATACAGGTTTAGCGTTTTCTTCGACTCACGAGGGCAATATGCACGCTTGTGGTCATGACGTACATATGAGCATTGCACTTGGTGTACTCACTAATCTAGTTAATGAACCTATAAATGATGATGTTGTGTTTATTTTTCAACCTGCAGAGGAAGGTCCAGGTGGAGCTGAGCCTTTACTAAAAAGTGAAGAGTTTACATCATTTAAACCTGATGAAATATATGCTTTACATATAGCACCTGAATATCCAGTTGGTACAATCGCAACAAAACCTGGTATGTTATTTGCGCATACTTCTGAGCTATTTATTGATTTTCATGGTTTAAGTGGCCATGCTGCATTCCCGCATTTAACGAATGACATGATTATTGCGTCTAGTCATTTTATCACTCAAGTACAATCAATCGTTTCTCGAAATGTGAATCCGTTAGACAGTGCGGTAATTACAATTGGAAAAATTACTGGTGGAACAGTTCAAAATGTTATTGCAGATCACGTTCGACTAGAAGGTACTATGAGAGCACTAAATATAGAAGCGATGATAAAATTAAAAAATAGAATTCAAAGTCTTGTGAATGGATTTCAAGAGAGTTTTCAGTGTAAAATAGATGTAGATTTTGGAAGTAATTACTATGGTGTAATAAATGATGAATCATTGACGAATGAATTTTTCAATTTTGCGAGACAATATGACGGTATTAATGCAGTTGAATGTAATGTTGCTATGACAGGTGAGGATTTTGGTTATATGACAAAGGAAATACCTGGTCTGATGTTTTGGATTGGCGTAAATTCTGAATTCGGATTACATCACCAAAAATTAAATCCTGATGAAAATGTTATACCAATAATGATTCAATTTATTACGGATTTTATGAAAAAGTAG
- a CDS encoding cytochrome d ubiquinol oxidase subunit II: MEIQTVAIFILWLFLYAYMIIASIDFGAGFYAFYAISTKEEPKLIGLINRHLSSIWELATLFFIFFFVGVVGIFPRVAYYYGVPLLVPGSVAMIFLAVRGSFYTFQQYGGNRSKLFLILYGATSLLIPVTLSTVLTISEGGFIIENGTDIRFYPFKLITNSYSLSVMLLAVCSVLFISAMFLIYSAKLINDSESEVKLRKYVLVWSAPTIISSIIVFASMKLHNKVHFDRMHNVWEFFLISFICFCIAIYFVIKGKRYGLAFILVLLQYFFAFFGYGISHLPFILYPYLRIETSFAKSTLALVLIILFVIFFVVFTVYFIFLVLNKPFFIKVFLKNNDKNDFLD; the protein is encoded by the coding sequence TTGGAAATTCAAACGGTCGCAATCTTTATATTATGGTTGTTTCTATATGCCTACATGATTATTGCTTCAATTGATTTTGGAGCAGGTTTTTACGCGTTTTATGCTATTTCAACGAAAGAGGAACCAAAATTAATTGGCTTAATAAATCGACATCTTTCATCTATATGGGAGTTAGCTACATTATTCTTCATTTTCTTCTTTGTTGGTGTTGTTGGCATATTCCCAAGGGTTGCATATTATTACGGAGTTCCTTTATTAGTTCCTGGTAGTGTAGCGATGATTTTTTTAGCTGTTAGGGGATCGTTTTATACCTTTCAGCAATATGGAGGAAATAGAAGTAAGTTATTTCTAATTTTATATGGTGCTACAAGTTTACTAATCCCTGTTACTCTATCTACTGTATTAACAATATCTGAGGGTGGATTTATTATCGAAAATGGTACGGATATACGATTTTATCCATTTAAATTGATAACGAATTCCTATTCTTTATCCGTTATGCTTTTGGCAGTATGTTCAGTTTTATTTATAAGTGCAATGTTTTTAATCTACTCTGCAAAACTAATAAATGATTCTGAGTCAGAAGTAAAATTAAGAAAGTATGTACTAGTTTGGTCGGCTCCGACAATCATATCGAGTATTATTGTTTTTGCTTCAATGAAGTTACATAATAAAGTTCATTTTGATCGAATGCATAATGTGTGGGAGTTTTTCCTTATCTCGTTCATTTGCTTTTGTATAGCTATTTATTTTGTTATAAAAGGAAAGAGATACGGATTAGCATTCATACTTGTATTATTACAATATTTCTTCGCATTTTTTGGATATGGAATCAGCCATTTACCATTTATTTTATATCCTTATTTAAGAATCGAAACAAGTTTTGCTAAGAGTACTTTGGCGCTTGTATTGATTATCCTTTTTGTCATATTCTTTGTCGTATTTACAGTGTATTTTATATTTTTAGTTCTTAATAAACCTTTTTTTATAAAAGTTTTTTTAAAAAATAATGATAAAAATGATTTTCTAGATTGA
- a CDS encoding methyltransferase domain-containing protein has translation MEYRGSTVYNQDDFFSEYMKRRNRIDSPNNAIEGPIIHELIRDVDQKNILDLGCGDASFGKELLLLGANSYLGIEGSEQMIKVAEINLRDTLGSIYYSSIEDYNFPADSFELITSRFVLHYISNIELIFQKVFNSLKENGQFVFSIQHPLTTASYVSKQSGDRRDSWIVDDYFLTGERKEPWINKIVVKYHRTIEQYFTILRKTGFRIDQLREGTPKRIHFKSEEEFLRRQRIPVVLVFSCYK, from the coding sequence ATGGAGTATCGTGGTTCAACGGTTTACAATCAGGATGATTTTTTTTCAGAATATATGAAACGCAGAAATCGAATAGATAGTCCTAACAATGCGATAGAAGGTCCGATTATCCATGAATTAATTAGAGATGTTGATCAAAAAAACATATTAGATTTAGGTTGTGGTGATGCAAGCTTTGGAAAAGAACTTTTGTTACTTGGCGCAAACAGCTATTTAGGTATTGAGGGATCAGAGCAAATGATTAAAGTAGCCGAAATTAATTTAAGAGACACCTTAGGCTCAATTTACTACTCTTCAATTGAGGATTATAACTTCCCAGCAGATTCATTTGAACTTATTACATCACGATTTGTATTACACTATATTTCAAATATAGAGCTAATTTTTCAAAAAGTATTTAACTCTTTAAAGGAGAACGGCCAATTTGTATTTAGTATTCAACACCCATTAACTACAGCATCCTATGTAAGTAAACAGTCTGGTGATCGAAGAGATAGTTGGATAGTGGACGATTATTTTCTAACAGGTGAGAGAAAAGAACCATGGATAAATAAAATAGTGGTCAAATATCATCGTACAATCGAACAATACTTTACTATTTTAAGGAAAACCGGATTTCGAATAGATCAGCTACGAGAAGGGACACCTAAACGAATCCATTTTAAAAGTGAAGAAGAATTTTTACGAAGACAAAGAATTCCAGTTGTACTTGTTTTTTCTTGTTATAAATAG
- the dapD gene encoding 2,3,4,5-tetrahydropyridine-2,6-dicarboxylate N-acetyltransferase, translating to MKLMDANEIIAFIANSTKKTPVKVYVKGELDKLTINESVQSFISQNSGVLFGEWDDVKVILEEQKEYIEDYVVESDRRNSAIPLLDSKGIKARIEPGAFIRDQVTIGDNAVIMMGAVINIGAVIGEGTMIDMNAVLGGRATTGKNCHVGAGAVLAGVIEPPSANPVILEDNVLIGANAVVLEGIKVGEGAVVAAGAIVTEDVAPYTVVAGVPARKIKDIDDKTISKTEIIQALRQLNQ from the coding sequence ATGAAATTAATGGACGCAAATGAAATTATCGCATTTATCGCAAATAGTACTAAAAAAACACCTGTTAAGGTATATGTAAAAGGTGAGCTAGACAAGCTTACAATCAATGAGTCAGTTCAATCATTTATTTCTCAAAATTCTGGAGTTTTATTTGGTGAGTGGGACGATGTTAAGGTAATCCTTGAAGAGCAAAAAGAATACATAGAAGATTACGTAGTAGAATCAGATCGTCGTAATTCAGCTATTCCACTTTTAGATTCTAAAGGTATTAAAGCTCGTATTGAGCCAGGTGCATTTATTCGCGATCAAGTTACAATTGGCGATAACGCTGTAATTATGATGGGTGCTGTAATTAATATCGGTGCTGTAATTGGAGAAGGCACTATGATCGATATGAACGCAGTACTTGGTGGACGTGCTACTACTGGTAAAAACTGTCACGTTGGCGCAGGTGCTGTTTTAGCTGGCGTAATTGAGCCACCATCAGCAAACCCAGTTATTCTTGAAGACAATGTTTTAATTGGTGCTAATGCAGTAGTTTTAGAAGGTATTAAAGTAGGTGAAGGTGCAGTAGTAGCTGCAGGCGCAATCGTTACTGAAGATGTTGCTCCTTATACTGTAGTTGCTGGTGTTCCAGCTAGAAAAATTAAAGATATCGATGATAAAACAATTTCAAAAACTGAAATTATTCAGGCTTTACGTCAATTAAATCAATAA
- a CDS encoding YkuJ family protein — MSLLLGILERLESLKQQATNGEVAQRYFEVNGERKCSVKYSEKNETFELEVFQQGEKPQTFPFDNIDMVAIEIYEIISSLD, encoded by the coding sequence ATGTCTTTATTACTAGGAATTTTAGAACGCTTAGAAAGTTTAAAACAACAAGCTACGAACGGTGAGGTTGCTCAAAGATATTTTGAGGTTAATGGCGAAAGAAAATGTAGCGTAAAGTATTCTGAGAAAAATGAAACTTTTGAATTAGAAGTATTTCAACAAGGTGAAAAACCACAAACGTTTCCATTCGATAATATCGATATGGTAGCAATTGAAATATACGAAATTATTTCTTCACTAGATTAA
- a CDS encoding metallophosphoesterase codes for MKIKLTSFFLICICLIYYSIFVEPSSIRTKHLVFSNDRQNSSTTIKLIQISDTHFKNKKDIEQFKKVVNNINQMKPDFILFTGDLVSDIRRFAYKKEVIQLLKELNPKIGKLAIYGNHDHGGYFTEQYEKLLVDSNFLLLKNEEKTYYIQKTKVSFIGLDDYMLGNKQYNKILERIQKNSYTIVLAHEPDIADLTKKYPINLQLSGHSHGGQIYFPFYKSFIMPPYAKKYNRGVYNLSKKYNSHLVVSNGIGTTKLPIRLFTPPEIISIEIKGQLKH; via the coding sequence TTGAAAATAAAACTAACATCATTTTTTTTGATCTGTATTTGTTTAATCTATTACTCAATCTTTGTTGAACCATCATCAATTCGAACAAAGCATTTAGTATTTTCCAACGATCGCCAAAATTCCAGTACTACTATTAAACTAATACAAATATCAGATACTCATTTTAAAAATAAAAAGGATATAGAACAATTTAAAAAAGTCGTAAACAATATTAACCAAATGAAGCCTGATTTTATTCTTTTTACTGGTGATTTAGTTAGTGATATTCGAAGGTTTGCATATAAAAAAGAAGTAATCCAACTCTTAAAAGAACTAAATCCCAAAATAGGAAAACTTGCCATTTATGGAAACCATGATCATGGAGGTTATTTTACTGAACAATACGAAAAGCTTTTAGTTGATAGTAATTTTTTATTATTAAAAAACGAAGAAAAAACATACTATATTCAGAAAACAAAAGTTTCATTTATTGGTCTTGATGATTATATGCTAGGAAATAAACAATATAATAAAATATTAGAACGGATTCAAAAAAATTCCTATACGATCGTTCTTGCGCATGAACCTGATATCGCTGATTTAACAAAAAAATATCCAATAAACCTTCAGCTCTCTGGACATAGTCATGGAGGACAGATTTATTTTCCGTTTTACAAATCCTTCATAATGCCTCCATATGCAAAAAAATACAATCGTGGTGTTTACAATTTATCGAAGAAATATAATAGTCATTTAGTTGTTTCAAATGGAATTGGTACAACTAAATTGCCGATTCGTTTATTTACACCACCGGAAATCATATCAATTGAAATTAAGGGTCAACTTAAGCATTAA
- a CDS encoding peroxiredoxin, with the protein MAERLVGKQAPRFEMEAVLPNKEFGKVSLEENMKNDKWTVLYFYPMDFTFVCPTEIVAISDRYDEFEDLDAEVVGVSTDTIHTHLAWINTDRKDNGLGQLKYALGADTNHAISRDYGVLIEEEGIALRGLFIISPEGELMYQVVHHNNIGREVDEVLRVLQALQTGGLCPANWKPGQATL; encoded by the coding sequence ATGGCAGAACGTTTAGTAGGAAAACAAGCACCACGCTTCGAAATGGAAGCAGTTTTACCAAATAAAGAATTTGGTAAAGTAAGTTTAGAAGAAAACATGAAAAATGATAAATGGACAGTATTATACTTCTATCCAATGGACTTCACTTTTGTATGTCCAACTGAAATCGTAGCAATCTCTGATCGTTATGATGAGTTTGAAGATCTTGATGCAGAAGTTGTAGGTGTTTCTACAGATACAATTCACACTCACTTAGCATGGATCAACACTGACCGTAAAGACAATGGTTTAGGCCAATTAAAATACGCATTAGGTGCAGATACAAACCACGCTATTTCTCGTGATTATGGCGTATTAATTGAAGAAGAAGGTATTGCATTACGTGGATTATTCATCATCAGCCCAGAAGGTGAATTAATGTACCAAGTAGTACACCACAACAATATCGGTCGTGAAGTTGATGAAGTATTACGTGTACTTCAAGCTTTACAAACTGGTGGACTTTGCCCAGCTAACTGGAAACCAGGTCAAGCAACTTTATAA
- a CDS encoding 2,4-dienoyl-CoA reductase translates to MKDKVIIVTGGSSGMGKAMAARFAKEGAKVVIAGKDIEKLNSAKEEIERYDGQIFPIVLDVCDPELVKNMVMEVDQTFGTIDFLVNNAAGNFICAAEDLSVNGWNSVINTVLNGTFYCSSEVGRYMIKHNIKGAITNMIATYAWDAGPGVIHSASAKAGVLAMTRTLAVEWGRKYGIRVNAIAPGPIERTEGTDKLWLSDELANRTIQSVPLGRLGTPEEIAGLCAYLFSNEASYINGSCFTMDGGQSIHQYPF, encoded by the coding sequence GTGAAGGATAAGGTTATAATCGTTACTGGTGGATCTAGCGGTATGGGGAAAGCGATGGCTGCTCGCTTTGCAAAAGAAGGTGCAAAAGTAGTTATTGCTGGAAAAGACATTGAAAAATTAAATAGTGCAAAAGAAGAAATTGAACGATATGATGGTCAAATATTTCCAATCGTCTTAGATGTTTGTGATCCAGAGCTCGTAAAAAATATGGTAATGGAAGTTGATCAAACATTTGGTACAATTGATTTTTTAGTAAATAATGCAGCAGGTAATTTTATTTGTGCTGCAGAGGATTTGTCTGTAAACGGATGGAATTCGGTCATTAATACCGTACTGAATGGTACTTTTTATTGTAGCTCGGAAGTTGGACGGTATATGATAAAACATAATATTAAAGGAGCAATCACGAATATGATCGCTACGTACGCCTGGGATGCAGGTCCAGGAGTGATTCATTCTGCGTCGGCTAAAGCTGGTGTACTTGCAATGACTAGAACATTAGCTGTAGAGTGGGGAAGAAAGTATGGGATACGAGTGAATGCAATAGCGCCAGGCCCTATTGAACGTACAGAGGGAACGGATAAACTATGGCTTTCAGATGAACTAGCAAACAGAACAATTCAGAGTGTACCATTAGGTCGATTAGGTACTCCTGAGGAGATAGCAGGACTTTGCGCATATTTATTTTCAAATGAGGCTAGTTATATTAATGGTTCATGTTTTACAATGGATGGAGGACAGTCAATACATCAATACCCTTTCTAG